A stretch of the Candidatus Jettenia sp. AMX2 genome encodes the following:
- a CDS encoding acyl carrier protein — protein MSSIEEKVKAIITKQMGVKTEQITSETSFINDLGADSLDTVELIMEFEDAFDMNIPDEDAEKIRTVGDAIKYIEEHT, from the coding sequence GTGTCATCAATTGAAGAGAAGGTAAAAGCAATTATTACAAAACAAATGGGAGTAAAAACTGAACAGATCACCAGTGAAACTTCATTTATTAATGATTTGGGGGCAGATTCTTTAGATACCGTTGAGCTGATTATGGAATTTGAAGATGCCTTTGATATGAATATTCCTGATGAAGATGCAGAAAAGATCCGTACCGTAGGGGATGCTATTAAATATATAGAGGAACATACATAA